From the genome of Gemmatimonadaceae bacterium:
AGCGGCAGCAGGACGACCGTCACCGGCGGTATTGTCGCAACCAACCTGGAGGTGACGAGTAACAGCCAGCTATACGTATCAAGCCCTACCGGCGGACTCCCGGGCGAGAGTCTGTTCAAGCGGGTCTCACTGGTCGAGTGACGAGAGCCTAGGCCGCCAGCGACTCCACCGGGGCGTCAGGAACCGGGACGAACTCCCCTTCCCAGCGCGCCATCACAACAGTCGCGAGGCAGTTCCCGACGAGATTGACTGTCGTCCGCGCCATGTCCATCAGCTCGTCCACTCCGAGAATCAGCGCGACGGCCTCGAGCGGCAGACCGAACGTCGCCAGCGTCCCTGAGAGAATCACCAGTGACGCCCGCGGGACAGCTGCAACTCCCTTGCTCGTCAGCATGAGCGTGAGCATCATGATCAGCTGCTGGCCAAGTGTCATGTCGACCCCGGCCGCCTGCGCGGCGAACACGGACGCCACCGCAAGGTACAGCGTCGTCCCGTCGAGGTTGAACGAGTAGCCCGTCGGCATCACGAACGCCACGATGCGCCGCGGCACGCCAATCCGCTCCATCGCCTGCATCGCGCTCGGCAGAGCAGCTTCCGACGACGTCGTGGAGAACGCAATCAGTGCCGGCGCCTTCACCGCCTGGAGGAACTGCCTCATCGGAACCTTGAAGAAGTACGCGATCGGCACGAGCACGAACACGACGAGTACGATGAGGGCACCGTAGAGCGTGAGTATCAGCTTGCCGAGGTTGATCAGCACGCCGATGCCGCTGTGACCCACCGTCACGGCCATCGCGGCGCCGATCCCGATTGGCGCGAAGCGCATCACTATGCCGGTGAACTTGAACATCACTTCCGCGAGCCCCTCGCAGCCCGCGAGCACAATCTCCTTTGGCCGGCCCCTGACCTGGGACAGAGCCACCGCAAACAAAATCGAGAAAAATACAATCTGAAGAACGTCGTTTTTCGAGGCGGCCTCGAAGAAGCTGGTGGGGACGATGTGCTCGATGAAAGCTGAGGCTGTCGGGGTATTGCTCGCGAGCGCTTTCCCCTGCTCCGCCGAGGCGGCGAGCACGACGCCGTCTCCGGGCCGGACGATGTTCGCCGCGGCAAGACCGATGAACAGCGCGAGCGTCGTGACGATCTCGAAATAGAGAATCGACTTGAACGCGAGACGACCCACTCGCTTCATGTCGTCGCCATGTCCCGCTATCCCGACAACCAGTGTTCCGAAGATGATCGGCACGATGATCGACTTGATCATCCGCAGGAAGACGTTGGAGAAGACCTTGAGCGAGGCGGAGAATTCGGGCGCGAGCCATCCCACGAGGACGCCGATGACCATCGCGATGAGGATCCACTTTGTGAGTGAGACCCGACGGAGCTGGGTGAAAATGTTCAAGCTTCGATCCCCGTTTGCGGCGCGACAGGGAGACTCCCGCGCCGGAGGGTGGACTTGCGATATCCGTACAGGAAATAAATCGCGATGCCGATAAGCAGCCAGACCCCAAATCGCTGCCACGCGCGGACCGGCAGCCCGAACATGATGTAGATGCACGCCCCCGCCCCGAGCAGTGTCACCGGCCATACGAACGGGACGCGGAACGGTCGCGGACGGTCCGGCTCGGTGTAGCGAAGCACGAGCACGCCGATACATACGATCGCGAACGCGGACAGTGTTCCGATATTCGTGAGGTCGTAGATCTCGTTCTCCTCAGCGAGGAGAGCACCCACGGCGACCGCGATTCCGGTCACCAGCGTCGTAATGTGCGGCACACGCGATTTGTGATGAACCTTCGATGCCCATCGCGGCAGCAGTCCGTCGCGCCCCATCGCGTAGAAAATTCGTGGCTGGCCGTACTGGAACACGAGCAGCACGGCAGTGAGCGAGACCACTGCGCCGAGCGACACAATCCAGCTGACGGTGGTCAGTCCCGCAAGTGTGAGAGCCCTGGCCAGCGGATCGGCCCCCTTGAGATCCTGGTACGGCACCATTCCGGTCGCCACCGCGCCGACTATCACGTAAATGACAGTACAGATTGCGAGGCCACCCAGAATTCCTATGGGCATGTTTCTCTGCGGATTCTTCGTCTCTTCGGCGGCCGTCGAGATTGCGTCGAATCCGATGTAGGCAAAGAATATGATCGCTGCACCCTGGTGAATCCCGCGCCAGCCATTCGGCGCAAACGGCACGTAGTTCGACGTGTCGATGTGCATCGCTCCGACTACAACGAACAAGCCGAGCACGAGCAGCTTGATGACGACCATGATGTTGTTCGCGCGCGCACTTTCCCGCACTCCGCGCAACAGAAGCCAGGTGATCGCCATGACGATCGCAAAGGCCGGAATGTTCACGAGCACCGGAATGCCGGCTATTCTGGGCGCCGTCTGGAGGAGACCGTGAATGGCGGGGTCCGAGCTCAGAAGCGCGGCGCGGTATCCGTGAGTGGTCCAGGCCGGAAGATCAATTCCGAACGCCGTGAGAAACGATGTGAAGTATCCGCTCCATGCAACGGCCACGGCGATGTTGCCGACCGCGTATTCGAGTATGAGGTCCCAGCCAATGATCCACGCGACGACCTCGCCGAGCGTCGCGTACGAGTACGCGTAAGCGCTGCCCGCCTGCGGTATCATCGAGGCCAGCTCTGCGTAGCACAGCGCCGCCAGCGCGCAAACGGCGCCAAGCAGAATGAACGAGATGATGAGTGCGGGGCCTGCACCGTATCTGACAACTACGCCGCTG
Proteins encoded in this window:
- a CDS encoding cation:dicarboxylase symporter family transporter, producing MNIFTQLRRVSLTKWILIAMVIGVLVGWLAPEFSASLKVFSNVFLRMIKSIIVPIIFGTLVVGIAGHGDDMKRVGRLAFKSILYFEIVTTLALFIGLAAANIVRPGDGVVLAASAEQGKALASNTPTASAFIEHIVPTSFFEAASKNDVLQIVFFSILFAVALSQVRGRPKEIVLAGCEGLAEVMFKFTGIVMRFAPIGIGAAMAVTVGHSGIGVLINLGKLILTLYGALIVLVVFVLVPIAYFFKVPMRQFLQAVKAPALIAFSTTSSEAALPSAMQAMERIGVPRRIVAFVMPTGYSFNLDGTTLYLAVASVFAAQAAGVDMTLGQQLIMMLTLMLTSKGVAAVPRASLVILSGTLATFGLPLEAVALILGVDELMDMARTTVNLVGNCLATVVMARWEGEFVPVPDAPVESLAA
- a CDS encoding amino acid permease, which codes for MSLFARKPISELLAEEGHPNALKRALGAGDLIMLAIGAVIGAGIFSSIGTAAAGEILPSGVVVRYGAGPALIISFILLGAVCALAALCYAELASMIPQAGSAYAYSYATLGEVVAWIIGWDLILEYAVGNIAVAVAWSGYFTSFLTAFGIDLPAWTTHGYRAALLSSDPAIHGLLQTAPRIAGIPVLVNIPAFAIVMAITWLLLRGVRESARANNIMVVIKLLVLGLFVVVGAMHIDTSNYVPFAPNGWRGIHQGAAIIFFAYIGFDAISTAAEETKNPQRNMPIGILGGLAICTVIYVIVGAVATGMVPYQDLKGADPLARALTLAGLTTVSWIVSLGAVVSLTAVLLVFQYGQPRIFYAMGRDGLLPRWASKVHHKSRVPHITTLVTGIAVAVGALLAEENEIYDLTNIGTLSAFAIVCIGVLVLRYTEPDRPRPFRVPFVWPVTLLGAGACIYIMFGLPVRAWQRFGVWLLIGIAIYFLYGYRKSTLRRGSLPVAPQTGIEA